In the genome of Candidatus Woesearchaeota archaeon, the window AGAAGAATGAATATTAATTTACTATTCTATAATGAAAGAGAAAAGGATATATATTTTTCAAGATTTTGAAATAAGATAACTTACAAAATAACAGGAAAGAAATATTGAATAACTGAAACAAGAGTTAGACAAATATTTGAAAAGACAAATGAAAAGATTAATGATTACATTTTAAAATTTAATAAGATATAATGAGTATATATACAAAATTACTAGATATACAACAACAAAGTACAACATTAAAGAAAGATGCTAGTAATCCATTCTTTAAATCAAAATATATAACACTAGATAATATTATCTCTGTTTATAATGAAAAACTATCACAAAAGAAAATAGTTTGCTATCATTACACAAAAGATAATAAACTAACTACCGTATTAATAGATACTGAAGATGATTCAAAAGTAGAAAGTGAATTTAATGTATTAAATAATGACCCTCAAAAAGCAGGTTCAGAAATAACATATTGAAAAAGATATAATCTATGACAATTACTAAACATACAAACAGATTTAGATGATGACTGAAATTTAGCAAGTAAAGAATGAAATACTAAAGACCATTATCCAAAAGAAGAAAGACCTATAAAACCATTCTATAATGATACAGAAAAACATATAGATACTTGGAAAGATTTAGTAGCTGAATGAAAGACTACTTGAAAAGAATTACTTGAAAAAGTAACTGATAATTGAAATAAGCTAATTAAAAAAACTCATAGAGAAATGATATTAGCATTAGATAACCAATAGGTTTACTACTTAATGAAACAAACAGATGGAACATACAGAATTA includes:
- a CDS encoding ERF family protein, whose protein sequence is MSIYTKLLDIQQQSTTLKKDASNPFFKSKYITLDNIISVYNEKLSQKKIVCYHYTKDNKLTTVLIDTEDDSKVESEFNVLNNDPQKAGSEITY